In Desulfobaculum bizertense DSM 18034, the genomic stretch ACAGCCCATTGGTTCACACAGCTTTGACGAATTCATCGAAATGGCTCGACTTTTTCACAACTATCCTGCTCCGGGCCTGCTCCTTGGTGGCTACATGGTCGAAGAAGCCAAATCGCACATGCCAGAGGGGACCTTATACGAAGCCATTTCCGAGAGTGCATGGTGCCTGCCAGACGCCATACAAATGCTCACGCCCTGCACCACGGGCAACGGCTGGCTACGGGTTATGAACTTTGGCGTCTACGCCATGAGTCTTTATGACAAATACACAGGAAAAGGCGTACGGGTTCGCCTCGATCCGCAAAAGCTCCCACGAGGTTCAGAGCTGCGGGTCTGGTTCTTCAAAGAAAAACCAAAGGCAGAGCAGGACTCCGAGCAACTCCGCCGCGAAATCGGAGAACTTGGTCCGACAGTGCTCAGCACCAGTCCTATCCAGCTTCGCAAGGATCTCATGACCCGCCGAAGCAAGGGGCGCATTGCACTTTGCCCAAGCTGTGGCGATGCCTACCCTTCCGAACACGGCCCAGTCTGCCGAGCCTGTCAGGGAGAATCCCCGTATGATTCCCTCTCTGGGCGCACCGATTCCGTGCTTTTTCCTCTGCCGGAAACCCTGCACACCAAAGCAGCCAGCGCAGCCCTTGGCGAGCAGGCCGAACACGACATGACGCAAATTATACCCGGAGAAAGCAAGGGAGCGGCCTTCCGTCGAGGCCATCGCATTGAGGCCGCAGACCTGTGCAGACTCCACACAATGGGCCGCAACACACTCTACGTCAGCGACGCACCCGCAGGCGAAAACTGGATCCATGAAGACGACTGCGCCACTGCTTTTGCCACAGCCCTCGCTGGGGCAGGCATTGACGCCAACGCCGCACCCCATGAAGGCAAGGTCACTCTTCGGGCCATGCATGATGGTCTTTTCCATGTTGATTCACAAAAGCTCATCGCCTTCAACAGCCTTGATGGTGTCATGGCGGCAAGCCGCTCTGGCTGGACCATCGTCAAAAAGAATGCAGAGCTTGCCGCGACCCGCGCCATTCCCCTCTACCTCCAGCGCCAGACCTATGAGCAGGCCCTTGCGGTACTCCACGGGCGCCCCGTTTTTGAAGTCCTCCCCATGCGCTCCGCACAGGCTGGCGTCCTCATTACAGGGAACGAAGTCTTTCACGGCGACATAGAGGACCGCTTTGAAGAAATTCTTCGCACCAAGCTCACAGCACTTGGCTCCACCCTGCACAAAACCGTTTTTGCTCCAGACAGCCGGGACGCTATTGCACAGGGCGTCCACACCCTGCTCTCAGCGGGGTGCGACCTTATCATCACGACAGCAGGACTCTCGGTAGATCCTGACGACGTGACCCGACACGGCCTCGTGGATGCAGGTGCAGAGCATCTTGTCTATGGTGCCCCCATTCTTCCCGGAGCCATGACACTCGTCGGCACAATACAAGACTTGCCGCTTCTTGGTGTTCCAGCCTGTGCGCTCTTTTTCCAGCGAACCAGCCTTGATCTGCTCCTCCCCCGTCTCCTCGCCGGGCAACAGATAACCCGGCAGGACCTCGCACAGATGGGCGAAGGCGGCATGTGCCTTGGCTGCGCCAACTGCAGTTTCCCCAAGTGTCCCTTTGGAAAATAAAAAAACGCCCCCGCTTACAGGGACGTTCTTCTGTGCTGCAAAAAAGCTTTGAGCGTCTGCTTCTGCCCACTCAGGCCAAGCTTTCGCCGTATGTGTTGCCGATGTGAATTCACACTTTCCCGTGAGATGCACAGACGGTCTGCAATAGCCTTGCTTGAAAATCCCTCCCGGACAAGCTGGGCCAGCTCGATTTCCCGTGGAGTCAGGCCATACTCGGCGAGCCGCCGCTCTGGTTTTTCAAAATAACCGAGACGCCGCTTCAGCGCCGCAACAGCACTCTGCTGTTTCTGCCCTGTGCAGACACTCTCCAACTCCACGATGCAGGGAGCAAGCTCCTGCTGTATGCGTGTGCCATAGTCCTGAACCACCTGAGTCCGATCTTCCTCCCGCAAACGCATCAGCACCCGAAGCGCTGCGTCCCGTTCCTCAAGCTCTTTGCGCAAAACCGCAATCTCGCGTTTCTGGCGTAAAATTTCTGTCACGTCCTCGATAAAGGCCAGCACACCCACCACCGACCCCGTGCGGTTCAAAACAGGAGCCAAATACGAGGTCCAGTAGCTCTCTACAGCTTTTCCCGCCCGCAAATCCCGCAGGCACAAATTGGGGAGACGCACAGGCCGCCGATCATCCCGCGCCTGCCGCATGGCCCGAACAAGCTCGCAGGCCTCTTGCGGAAGATATTCATAATACGGAATCCGGGCGCTCAGCTGTGGAACAGGCCGATCATACTGCGCCAGTATCCGACAAAAGGTCTCATTCCACTGGCTCAGTACAAAATCCTTGTCAAAAAACACGACGGAAACCGGGACATCCGCCTGAACAAGCTCCTGCACACTTTTTTCAGTAAAAGAATCAGCTTCACTCCACAGCATTTCCGCCATTCCCCAAAAGACTCACTATTTTTCTCACCA encodes the following:
- a CDS encoding FmdE family protein, encoding MTKAQPATQPIGSHSFDEFIEMARLFHNYPAPGLLLGGYMVEEAKSHMPEGTLYEAISESAWCLPDAIQMLTPCTTGNGWLRVMNFGVYAMSLYDKYTGKGVRVRLDPQKLPRGSELRVWFFKEKPKAEQDSEQLRREIGELGPTVLSTSPIQLRKDLMTRRSKGRIALCPSCGDAYPSEHGPVCRACQGESPYDSLSGRTDSVLFPLPETLHTKAASAALGEQAEHDMTQIIPGESKGAAFRRGHRIEAADLCRLHTMGRNTLYVSDAPAGENWIHEDDCATAFATALAGAGIDANAAPHEGKVTLRAMHDGLFHVDSQKLIAFNSLDGVMAASRSGWTIVKKNAELAATRAIPLYLQRQTYEQALAVLHGRPVFEVLPMRSAQAGVLITGNEVFHGDIEDRFEEILRTKLTALGSTLHKTVFAPDSRDAIAQGVHTLLSAGCDLIITTAGLSVDPDDVTRHGLVDAGAEHLVYGAPILPGAMTLVGTIQDLPLLGVPACALFFQRTSLDLLLPRLLAGQQITRQDLAQMGEGGMCLGCANCSFPKCPFGK
- a CDS encoding helix-turn-helix transcriptional regulator; its protein translation is MLWSEADSFTEKSVQELVQADVPVSVVFFDKDFVLSQWNETFCRILAQYDRPVPQLSARIPYYEYLPQEACELVRAMRQARDDRRPVRLPNLCLRDLRAGKAVESYWTSYLAPVLNRTGSVVGVLAFIEDVTEILRQKREIAVLRKELEERDAALRVLMRLREEDRTQVVQDYGTRIQQELAPCIVELESVCTGQKQQSAVAALKRRLGYFEKPERRLAEYGLTPREIELAQLVREGFSSKAIADRLCISRESVNSHRQHIRRKLGLSGQKQTLKAFLQHRRTSL